A region from the Planctomycetota bacterium genome encodes:
- a CDS encoding MotA/TolQ/ExbB proton channel family protein yields MIAVSQGFAAAPTPGAAADPGSEIPSNPFLLLLQNSIGDPISLLIIALSVVAVTLIIQGALRIRRSVLLPEESTATIQEMIEQRRFKELIEFTENDDSFVSASLNPALKRAPSFVQMREALETMVAEETAEEFRKLEYINILANVGPLLGLMGTVYGIMEAFVSLASSGGSANPAELASGISTALGTTLLGLILAVPCLVAYGIFRNRADRITTEGALQAEEFLLMMKPEETKRSSSSGRSSTSAQPKPAT; encoded by the coding sequence ATGATCGCCGTCAGCCAGGGCTTCGCGGCAGCGCCAACGCCGGGGGCAGCCGCCGACCCAGGAAGCGAAATCCCGTCCAACCCGTTCCTGCTGCTGCTGCAAAACTCGATCGGCGACCCGATCTCGCTTTTGATCATCGCCCTGAGCGTGGTCGCGGTGACGCTCATCATTCAGGGTGCGCTGCGTATCCGCCGATCCGTGCTGCTACCCGAGGAGTCGACCGCGACGATCCAGGAGATGATCGAGCAGCGGCGGTTCAAGGAACTCATCGAGTTCACCGAAAACGACGATTCGTTCGTCAGCGCCTCTCTCAACCCCGCACTCAAGCGGGCACCGAGCTTCGTGCAGATGCGTGAGGCATTGGAGACGATGGTGGCCGAGGAGACCGCCGAGGAGTTTCGCAAGCTCGAGTACATCAACATCCTCGCAAACGTCGGCCCGCTGCTCGGGCTGATGGGAACGGTGTACGGGATCATGGAAGCGTTCGTCTCCCTCGCCTCCAGCGGCGGCAGCGCCAACCCGGCGGAACTGGCCAGCGGCATCTCGACCGCGTTGGGCACAACGCTGCTTGGTCTGATCCTCGCGGTGCCGTGCTTGGTTGCCTACGGCATCTTCCGCAACCGTGCCGACCGGATCACGACCGAAGGCGCCCTACAGGCTGAGGAGTTCCTGCTGATGATGAAGCCGGAGGAAACCAAGCGTTCGTCGTCATCCGGTCGTTCGTCGACCAGCGCCCAGCCCAAGCCCGCGACCTAA
- a CDS encoding biopolymer transporter ExbD, translated as MRLPKRHLGGLGAPNITPLCDIMLSLLIFFMLVSRAGIETGADENLVLPEVLQGVKIESFGETVTLNVYDLELNGGNLVTTRRPLTSTDIELTAGGSQDELAEFLTAITNEIPNLKLIVRTDQTLEYRYVEPVLLAASQAQVESVNFAVVDASQGGGS; from the coding sequence ATGCGTCTGCCCAAGCGACATCTCGGCGGCCTCGGTGCACCCAACATCACTCCGTTGTGTGACATCATGCTGTCGCTGTTGATCTTCTTCATGCTCGTCAGCCGGGCCGGCATCGAAACCGGGGCGGACGAAAACCTCGTCCTGCCCGAAGTACTTCAGGGCGTGAAGATCGAGAGCTTCGGCGAGACCGTCACGCTCAACGTCTACGACCTCGAGCTCAACGGCGGCAACCTCGTCACCACCCGCCGGCCGCTCACTTCCACCGACATCGAGCTCACCGCCGGCGGTTCACAGGACGAGTTGGCCGAGTTCCTCACCGCCATCACCAACGAAATCCCGAATCTCAAGCTCATCGTCCGCACCGACCAAACTCTCGAGTACCGCTACGTCGAGCCGGTCCTCCTGGCCGCATCGCAGGCACAGGTCGAGAGCGTCAACTTCGCCGTGGTTGATGCGTCGCAAGGAGGTGGCTCGTGA
- a CDS encoding biopolymer transporter ExbD — MKRRSPKIGQQQDTAPNLTPVVNIAMVVLVVFMLSASFAAEELFLRSTVSAEAQGAVAPDEDFVPTEPLEIRVSAPDADRFIARIGGNVTSDTEELAAILTTLRDQEIAVGTEIDDIQVIIRPDGNVPQKFTIAVQEATIRAELTKVAFAASAR, encoded by the coding sequence GTGAAGCGTCGTAGCCCGAAGATCGGTCAACAGCAGGACACCGCGCCGAACCTGACGCCGGTGGTCAACATCGCGATGGTGGTACTGGTCGTGTTCATGCTCAGCGCATCGTTCGCGGCGGAAGAACTCTTCTTGCGATCGACGGTGAGCGCGGAAGCACAGGGCGCGGTCGCGCCCGATGAGGATTTCGTGCCGACCGAACCGTTGGAGATTCGCGTGAGTGCGCCCGATGCCGACCGGTTCATCGCCCGCATCGGCGGAAACGTCACCTCCGACACCGAGGAACTCGCCGCGATTCTGACAACGCTGCGTGATCAGGAGATCGCCGTCGGTACCGAGATCGACGACATTCAGGTCATCATCCGCCCCGACGGCAACGTCCCACAGAAGTTCACCATCGCCGTGCAAGAAGCAACGATCCGGGCCGAACTGACGAAAGTGGCTTTTGCGGCCAGTGCCCGCTAA